Below is a window of Bacteroidetes Order II. bacterium DNA.
TTTGGCTCTGGTATGGCAGCGCTCACCGCATGTTTACTGACTGCACGACCCAATGGCACACATGTGGTGGCAGTCCGACCACTCTATGGCTCATCTGACCACCTCTTGGGTTCCTCGCTCCTGGGGATGAACGTAACCTTTACCGACCCGCAAGGCGTCCACGAAGCCCTCAGGCCCGATACCGCACTCGTGGTGATCGAGACGCCCGCTAATCCTACGGTATCGTTGGTGGATATTGCAGATATTGTGGCGCAAGCAGGCTCGGTTCCGGTTTTAGTGGATGCTACTTTTGCAACACCCATCCTATTGCGCCCCATAGATTTCGGCGCAACGTTCGTTCTACACTCGGCCACAAAATTTATTGGTGGTCATGGAGACGTGATAGCAGGTGTGGTTTCCACAAATGAGTTCTGGGCCGAAAAACTCCGGCAGGTACGTATTATGACGGGTGGATTGCTACACCCAATGGGGGCGTACTTGTTGCATCGGGGCCTCCCAACCCTACCCATTCGGGTAGAACGGGCACAAGCAAACGCACAGATCTTGGCAGCGCGATTACGTACCCATTCCTCCGTCCGGGCCGTGTTTTATCCTGGTTTGCCAGAAGGCGACCCTAAGGCCCTCATTGGCCGACAAATGAAAGGCCCCGGTAGCATCCTTTCCTTCGAAGTTTCGGATCACGAGGCCGCTGCACGTGTTTTGAGACGGGTACGCCTCATGACACCAGCAGTAAGTTTAGGATCAACCGATACCCTCATCCAACACCCTGCGGGCCTAACCCATCGTGTGGTTTCGGAGGAAGGAAAAGCTGCCGGACACATCTCGGAGGGCTTGTTGCGGATTTCTGCTGGACTGGAACAGGTTGAAGATTTATGGGCAGATTTGGAACAAGCACTCGGTACGCCTGAATCGGTTTAGCCCTAACATAGGTAGGAAAACCGCTTGTATGGGGATGGCTAAACGAGAGCAGCCTCTGGAATACCAAGGCTTAATCGCTCATTTAAGCGACTAATACGTCGGATTGAACGGATCTCTCTGCGAATTCCGTTGCGGGTGATCCACATATCCACATCATATCCACCGGCGACAACTGTCTGTCCGTTCACGTAGCCTATGGATGGGGTGTAATAATGGTATTCCAATGTAGTGCGGCTGTTCAGTTGGACCATTCCAGCGGCAGCGGCACCACCTTGGGTATCGAGGCTTTCTTCTTTCGTGAGTTGATGGCTGATAAAGTTTTGCAGCATGGTCGAGAAGGTATTTGTATAATAAATGCGCCCTTTTGACCGTGCTACAGCGAAATGGTTTAACGACCTCGGTCTATTTCAGGAGATAGCCCACTTCTCGTTGAGGCCACAGTATCTTCGGTAGTCAGGCCGATAAAACCCATTAATCGGCCTGTATGGCCCTTTTCGGCACGATAAGAAAAAAACCGATTTACCTCAGCAACCGTGCAAGCAGGATCATAGGCAATCTGACGCAGGGGAATACCCGCTGTTTGGGCTTGTTGAACGATGCAAGCCTTGATGTCCACATGAGGTTTGGGCCAATCGGACGACCGATGTACAAACGCGGGATCAAACTGCTTGGCCACTTCTTCCCCCACCTCAAAGTTCGTGGTCGAGATACACGGACTAACCCATGCGTACATATTCGAGGGAGTTGCCCCCAATGCCTGCATTTGGCGAATGGTTTCGGCGGTAATATTGGCGACAGTTCCCTTCCAACCAGAATGGCAGGCCCCCACAACCTTTGATTGGGGATCCGCGATTAAAACTGCGGCACAGTCTGCCACCCCTACCATCAATAAAAGACCTCGTATAGAGGTAACCACGCCGTCAATATTGGTATAAATACCCGATTCATTAACGACTTGTACGACCCCGCTATGCACCTGACGCATTAAAACCAACTGCTGGTCATCAAAACCGAGTTCACGTGCCAGAAGCCGATGGTTTGCAGCAACAACTTCCGGATCATCGGCGGTATTGATACCCAAATTTAGGCTGTCAAACGGACCCTGACTATATCCTCCCCGACGGGTAGTAAAACCCGCCGTAAGTCCGGAAAACGCACTAAACAGCTGAGGGCGGATAAGGCTTGGTATGGGGTCGGATACGGGTGAAGACATTTTTAGGGTATGGTTAAAAGGTTCTCTAAAGAAACGGTGCTTTTATGCGGCTGCTAAACCTCGAACAAGGCATTCAACATCATACGCAGGGCAATGAATAGTGCAAAGGCCGCAAAAATGCGTTTTAGCCATTTGGTATTGATTTTATGCGCCACCAGCACCCCCCAACGGGCGCTTATCATGGCAGGAAGAGCCAGCGTTAACGATGCCGTTCCATCCACAAACCCAACTGAAAAAGGCAACAAAGACACGCCCCACCCTTGGGCCACGTACCCCAGAATCGCGGCTGAAGCCGTAATGATGATGGTTCCGGCCGAAGTGCCTGTAGCAACCGTCATGGGCATTTGCAAGAAACGATGATAGGCGGGTACGAGAATGGTACCACCCCCAACACCCGTAAGCGCAGATACCAGGCCGGAAACCCCGCCAATGGCCATTAATAAACCTTTGGGGCGATTGTTCTCGGGCAGTGCCTCACTGTTCATCACTTGAGGCTTATACGCCAGCATCCGCCAAACAACCAACAGCAAGACACTTCCGAAAAACAATTGGAACACCCGTTTGTTGTACCAGTGTTGTGTAGAAATCACGGCTGTAATAACCAGCACTACCAACGCACTAACCAATCCGGTAAAGAGTGCCACAGGCCACCTCAAAGCGCCCAGCCGATATTGCGTATAAGCACTGGAGAATGTAGCAATGAGCACGGTGAGTAAACTGGTTCCCAATGTGAGGGGCAGCACCGCAGTTGACGGAACACCTATGGCCTGAAAGTATAACAAAAGAACAGGCGCAAAAATGATTCCGCCGCCGATCCCCAGTAAGCCGCCTATAAAGCCGCCAAAAAGTCCGGCAACAACCAAAAGGATGAGGTGGAGTAAGGTCATAAAAGCCTGTTTTAGGTTTTATGGGAGGGGATTTTGTGCGCTGAACGCCACATCGCCAAACGTTCACCGATACGCCTTTCATATCCCTGGTCACTGGGTTTATAGTAGTACGTGCCCTGTAGTTGGTCTGGCAAATATTGCTGAGGGACAAAATGATCCCGGAACGCATGTGGATAAAGATACCCTTTACCATGTCCCAACCCTTGGGCATCTCGGTTGGCATCTTTCAAATGGTTCGGGACATCGCCCGATCGTTCGTTCTCGACGGCTGCCAGTGCCTCAAAAAAAGCCATAGTGGTATTGCTTTTTGGAGCCGTTGCCAGATATAAACAGCATTCGGCCAAATGAAAGCGCCCTTCGGGCATTCCCACATAATCGAATGCCTGAGCCGCTGTTACGGCCATTCGGAGTGCATTAGGGTCTGCTAATCCTATATCTTCTGCTGCAAAAATGAGCATTCTCCGGAAGATAAACCGTGGGTCCTCGCCCGCATACACCATCCGCGCCATCCAATAGAGGGCGGCATCGGGATCACTGCCCCGTAGCGACTTGATAAAGGCGGAGGCAATGTCGTAATGGGCGTCTCCTTCTTTGTCGTAAAGAACCGCCCTTTTTTGAATACTTTCTTCAGCCACAAGCCTATTCACCGAAATGGTGTCTTGCTCATCGGGCAGTGTGGTTTCTACCGCCAACTCCAGTGCATTGAGTAAACTTCGTGCATCACCATTCGCTGTATCCACCAAGTGATGGGCGGCTTCTTCGTCTATCTGAACTTTCTTGCGGCCATAGCCCCGTTCCGGATGCGCGAGGGCCTGAGCCAATACACGGTGGAGGTCTTTGTTTTCAAGAGGCTGTAATTCAAATATCCGTGAACGACTTACTAAGGCTTTATTGACTTCAAAATAGGGATTTTCGGTTGTTGCACCGATTAAGACGATGGTTCCATTTTCCACATGAGGGAGCAGGGCATCTTGTTGTGATTTATTAAACCGATGCACTTCGTCCACGAAGAGGATGGTACGTTTCCGTTGGAATTTCAGGCAGTCTTTGGCAGCGTCTATGGCTTCGCGAATCTCTTTAACACCCGCCAAAACGGCATTGATGGCCGTAAAATGTGCCGAGGTGGTATTGGCGATGATGCGGGCGAGTGTGGTTTTTCCTGTTCCCGGAGGCCCGTAGAAGATCAGCGAGTGGATACGATCGGCTTCGATGGCCCGACGCAGCAATTTCCCCTCTCCAAGGATATGGCCTTGCCCCACAAACTCCTCTAATGTTTGCGGACGCATTCTATCGGCCAATGGCGCCATCCGTGCTCGGTGTTGCTCGGCAGCAACGTCAAATAAATCAGACACGTCTTTCGTTCGTTGAAACACCCTAATCTAAGACAAGTGGCGGCATTTTCGGCCAAATCTCCAAAAATATGTCGCATGATGAACAAAAAAATCCTCCAACTACCAAAAGGTAACGGAGGATGGTTGGTTGCCAAGGTCTGTATTAATCACTGCCTGAATCGGGCTATTTGACCAATATCATACGGCGCGAGAGAATGCGCTTTCCCGCTTGTAACCGATACATATACATACCACTGGCCCATTCGTTTGCGGCCAATGTTACCACATGATTGCCTGCTGACAAAGGCCCATTAACCAAGGTGGCGACTTCTTGGCCTAAAACATTATACACCTTAAGCGTAATATTTTGCCCCTTTTCCAAAGAAAATCGGATTTGCGTGGACGGATTAAATGGATTCGGGTAGTTTTGTTCCAATGTAATGGCATCAGGTAATTCTGCTTCCTCATCAATTGGAACAGAGGCTCCGCTAAACTTCAGATCGCTTATGGTAATGTTATATGGTTGAGGTTGAACACCATTCCCCAGAACCCGGAAAACAATCATTTCTAAGTCGTTTCCTGTAAAAACACCTCCCCCACTGCGCGTTAGCTTGGTAAGATCAATGGTAAAAGTACGCGGTACACCTGTAAGGGTCAGGATACCTGTACGAAATTGATCCCAATCGTTACGCATACCCGCCTTAAAGAATTCTACTTGGAAGGTTCCTGTACCCGAGGCCGTGAATGATGCCGTCTTGTACTGTTGGCGTGCTATATCTAATGCCTGACGTCCGGCCTTGGTATAACGGAACAAACTCACCCAGTCGTTTGTCGAGGTTCCGGGTGTATAGCCGGAAAGTGTTGCAGGGCGCTCCAAGGACAAGGTACCCGCCTGAGGTGTATAGGAGGGCTGGGGACTGATAACATACGACTGTACCGCATTCAAAGGATGGTAGTAGCTCCATTGCCCATCCGAAAGATACATTTCGTCCCGGCCTACGCCTGTGTTTGGGACTAAGGTAAACGAGGCGTCATAAAACACACCGCTGGGGACGTTAAGCGTCTGGGTTTCTAAGCCGGGGTTCAATGTGAGGGTAAAAGAACGATTGGCCCATTGATTGGGCGACTTGGTTTCTACATCACGGTAGGTCATGTTGATGGTGACGCTGTTTGCACCAGCGGTATTGGCAAGATTCAGCACCATCTGGCCATTGCGATAGACCGCAGATTGTACATACACCTCTGGAACCCGATTGGTGGTATTCAGATAGGTGGCGTTCCGGCGTTGTGAAACAATATTGCCTATGATGGTTTTGACAAGTGTTGTGGCTGCCGGAATGCTTGCCGCCCACACCTGGAAGTTCAGGACACGGGTGGTTCCAGCCGGAATGACGTATTCCATCCGTGTAAATCGGCTATCTATGGTTGCGCCCGCTGTGGTTTCATAGGCTACAAAAGAAATGGCATAGTCCACCTTCCCATCCGGCTGGCTCAGTTTACCCAATACAAATGGACGGTTTTCAATCATAATCATCTGTACTTCCGAAAGATACGCGCCACCGAGTCGGTCACAAACATACTTGGTGTGGTCGTACAGTTGGGTTCCAGAATCTATCGCGAGGACAGACCCAAAGCGGAGTGCATTCCCCGTCAAGTAGTCTAAACTATAAATTTCGCGGGCATTGGTAATTCCGGATTGTGCCAGCCAAGTAGGGGAGACGACTTTCCCAAATGTGTTTTCCGGACCAACCGTTGGGACATAGGGCTGTAAAACACTAACAAACGAGGTTGTATGGTACGGGGCAAGACTAGCTGTTTCTGCAAGGTTTATAGCAGGTTGCATCAGAGGCAACCAATCTCTATTGAGCCATGCCTCAGCGGCTTCGGAGGTAGTGGAGATTCGACGGAGGCGTTCCTCGAAATCGCCAATGGAAATGGCAAATGATTGTGTACCAGAAGACTCTACCCCTCCATTTTCGCCGCTGGAGGTTTCATTGGCAGCAACCGAAGAAGTAGCCTGCACCGTGCAACTTTCGCTCGTAGTGGCCGTGGCCGTCAGAACAATGGGCTCTTTCGCCGTAGTGATTACCTGCGACCGGATTACAAGGGTTACCGTAGCACCAGGGGCAAGCGTACCAATATACCACTCACCCGTTGCAGCATTATACGTTCCCGACGAAATGGTGGGCGTGGATACAAACGAGAGCCCCACAGGTAATTTATTGAACACACGAACGCCCGTTTGTGTACCTAAACTGCTATTCGTGAGTGCAAGCGTAAAGTCCACCCGCTCATTTATCTGTGGAATCGCATTATTGTTTACCTGAGACATCAGCAAATTACACGGCTGCTGAATACTCCCTACTTTTATGGTTGTAACATTGGTATTGTTAATTGGGTTTTGGTCGTTATTCGCCAGTGAAACACCCGATGAGATGCTCAACATGGTATTGGCTGCTGCATTTGGTGAGATACCTACCGTTATTTGCAACGAAGCGGGGGTTCCGGCGCCCAATGACTGGGACGCAAGTTGAACGGTTCCGCCATACATTCCAATACCTGGTTGCGAAACCAGTGACCAGCCTGCTGCAAGGGTTCCCAACCCTTTGTACTGTACTTCGGGCGGCAAATTGATGTTTAACGCCAGATTCTGAGC
It encodes the following:
- the pgeF gene encoding peptidoglycan editing factor PgeF; the encoded protein is MSSPVSDPIPSLIRPQLFSAFSGLTAGFTTRRGGYSQGPFDSLNLGINTADDPEVVAANHRLLARELGFDDQQLVLMRQVHSGVVQVVNESGIYTNIDGVVTSIRGLLLMVGVADCAAVLIADPQSKVVGACHSGWKGTVANITAETIRQMQALGATPSNMYAWVSPCISTTNFEVGEEVAKQFDPAFVHRSSDWPKPHVDIKACIVQQAQTAGIPLRQIAYDPACTVAEVNRFFSYRAEKGHTGRLMGFIGLTTEDTVASTRSGLSPEIDRGR
- a CDS encoding sulfite exporter TauE/SafE family protein → MTLLHLILLVVAGLFGGFIGGLLGIGGGIIFAPVLLLYFQAIGVPSTAVLPLTLGTSLLTVLIATFSSAYTQYRLGALRWPVALFTGLVSALVVLVITAVISTQHWYNKRVFQLFFGSVLLLVVWRMLAYKPQVMNSEALPENNRPKGLLMAIGGVSGLVSALTGVGGGTILVPAYHRFLQMPMTVATGTSAGTIIITASAAILGYVAQGWGVSLLPFSVGFVDGTASLTLALPAMISARWGVLVAHKINTKWLKRIFAAFALFIALRMMLNALFEV
- a CDS encoding PLP-dependent transferase; the protein is MQHTETLSVHAGRMAFRTLGVHAPPIDFSTTYPIHDLDGATASLDAFVQGRLVPEEPIYARLFNPTVARFEEAMAQLEGASASVAFGSGMAALTACLLTARPNGTHVVAVRPLYGSSDHLLGSSLLGMNVTFTDPQGVHEALRPDTALVVIETPANPTVSLVDIADIVAQAGSVPVLVDATFATPILLRPIDFGATFVLHSATKFIGGHGDVIAGVVSTNEFWAEKLRQVRIMTGGLLHPMGAYLLHRGLPTLPIRVERAQANAQILAARLRTHSSVRAVFYPGLPEGDPKALIGRQMKGPGSILSFEVSDHEAAARVLRRVRLMTPAVSLGSTDTLIQHPAGLTHRVVSEEGKAAGHISEGLLRISAGLEQVEDLWADLEQALGTPESV
- a CDS encoding AAA family ATPase, whose product is MSDLFDVAAEQHRARMAPLADRMRPQTLEEFVGQGHILGEGKLLRRAIEADRIHSLIFYGPPGTGKTTLARIIANTTSAHFTAINAVLAGVKEIREAIDAAKDCLKFQRKRTILFVDEVHRFNKSQQDALLPHVENGTIVLIGATTENPYFEVNKALVSRSRIFELQPLENKDLHRVLAQALAHPERGYGRKKVQIDEEAAHHLVDTANGDARSLLNALELAVETTLPDEQDTISVNRLVAEESIQKRAVLYDKEGDAHYDIASAFIKSLRGSDPDAALYWMARMVYAGEDPRFIFRRMLIFAAEDIGLADPNALRMAVTAAQAFDYVGMPEGRFHLAECCLYLATAPKSNTTMAFFEALAAVENERSGDVPNHLKDANRDAQGLGHGKGYLYPHAFRDHFVPQQYLPDQLQGTYYYKPSDQGYERRIGERLAMWRSAHKIPSHKT